The Capra hircus breed San Clemente chromosome 2, ASM170441v1, whole genome shotgun sequence genome window below encodes:
- the WASF2 gene encoding wiskott-Aldrich syndrome protein family member 2, with translation MPLVTRNIEPRHLCRQTLPSVRSELECMTNITLANVIRQLGSLSKYAEDIFGELFTQANTFASRVSSLAERVDRLQVKVTQLDPKEEEVSLQGINTRKAFRSSTVQDQKLFDRNSLPIPVLETYNTCDTPPPLNNLTPYRDDGKEALKFYTDPSYFFDLWKEKMLQDTKDIMKEKRKHRKEKKDNPNRGNVNPRKIKTRKEEWEKMKMGQEFVESKEKPSRYPPTLVYQNGSIGSVENVDAGNYPPPPQSDSISPPSPSFSEDNLPPPPAEFSYPADGNQRGAGVAGLKRSSVVSPSHPPPAPPLGSAPGPKPGFAPPPAPPPPPPMINTPPPPPPGGFGSPATPPPPSPPSFPPHPDFAAPPPPPPPPAVDYSTLPPPPLSQPTGGAPPPPPPPPPPGPPPPPFSGADGQLAAPPPPLSDTTKPKSSLPPVSDARSDLLSAIRQGFQLRRVEEQREQEKRDVVGNDVATILSRRIAVEYSDSEDDSSEFDEDEWSD, from the exons GTAAATATGCCGAGGACATTTTTGGAGAGCTCTTTACTCAGGCAAATACTTTTGCCTCTCGGGTAAGCTCCCTTGCTGAGAGGGTTGACCGCCTacaagttaaagtcactcagctgGATCCCAAGGAAGAAGAAG TATCACTACAGGGAATCAACACCCGAAAGGCCTTCAGAAGCTCTACTGTTCAAGACCAGAAGCTCTTTGACAGAAACTCTCTCCCCATACCTGTTTTGGAAACATACAACACCTGTGATACTCCTCCACCTCTCAACAATCTCACCCCTTACAG GGATGATGGGAAAGAGGCACTCAAATTCTACACAGACCCTTCGTACTTCTTTGATCTTTGGAAGGAGAAGATGCTTCAGGACACCAAGGATATcatgaaagagaagaggaagcatAGG aaagaaaagaaagataatccaAATCGAGGAAATGTAAACCCACGTAAAATCAAGACACGTAAGGAAGAGTGGGAGAAAATGAAGATGGGTCAAGAATTTGTGGAATCCAAAGAAAAGCCTTCTCG GTATCCACCCACCTTGGTGTACCAGAATGGCAGCATTGGCTCTGTTGAGAACGTGGATGCAGGCAactacccaccaccaccacagtcagACTCCATTtctccaccttctccttccttctctgaggACAACTTGCCTCCCCCACCAGCAGAATTCAG CTACCCGGCAGATGGTAACCAAAGAGGGGCTGGCGTAGCTGGACTCAAAAGGTCCAGTGTGGTCAGCCCAAGCCACCCACCACCAGCTCCTCCTCTGGGCTCTGCACCAGGCCCCAAACCCGGGTTTGCTCCACCACCTgcccctccacctccacctccgaTGATAaacactccacccccacccccgcctggaGGATTTGGGTCTCCAGCAACCCCGCCACCACCTTCACCCCCATCTTTCCCGCCTCACCCCGATTTTGCtgcccctccacctcctcccccacCGCCAGCAGTtgactactcaactctgccaccaCCTCCCTTGTCCCAGCCAACAGGAGGCGCacctccgcccccgcccccgccccctcctccagggcccccTCCACCCCCTTTCAGTGGTGCAGATGGCCAGCTAGCTGCACCTCCTCCGCCACTTTCTGACACCACCAAGCCCAAGTCCTCCTTGCCTCCTGTGAGCGATGCCCGCAGCGACTTGCTTTCAGCCATCCGTCAAG GCTTTCAGCTGCGCAGGGTTGAGGAGCAGCGGGAGCAAGAGAAGCGGGATGTTGTGGGCAACGACGTGGCCACCATCCTGTCGCGTCGCATTGCTGTGGAGTACAGCGACTCGGAAGACGACTCCTCTGAGTTTGATGAAGACGAATGGTCGGATTAA